From Streptomyces sp. 6-11-2, one genomic window encodes:
- a CDS encoding ABC transporter ATP-binding protein: MIRLDHVHVRHKARGGGLFDRSHVHALTDASLEVGRGEIVGLVGESGCGKSTLARVLTGLQRPTEGTVTFHGEDLWAMPGARRRDEFGSCVGVVFQDPSTALNPRLPVGRILRDPLDVHRRGDDKARDARVEELLDLVGLPAHTLRALPGQLSGGQRQRVAIARALALEPELIVADEPTSALDVSVRAQVLNLLVDLRDRLNLGMVFISHDIQTVRHLADRLAVLYLGRIVEEGPAGRVAASPAHPYTQALLSATPSLMERSERIVLHGPVPSAVNPPPGCPFSTRCWKADDACATAFPAAGSDPGESHRWHCVHPQTEDDRS, translated from the coding sequence ATGATCCGGCTCGACCACGTACACGTACGCCACAAGGCCCGCGGCGGCGGCCTGTTCGACCGGAGCCACGTGCACGCCCTGACCGACGCCTCGCTGGAGGTCGGGCGCGGGGAGATCGTCGGCCTGGTCGGCGAGTCCGGCTGCGGCAAGTCGACCCTGGCCCGGGTGCTCACCGGTCTGCAACGGCCCACCGAGGGCACGGTCACCTTCCACGGCGAGGACCTGTGGGCGATGCCCGGTGCCCGGCGGCGCGACGAGTTCGGCTCCTGCGTCGGCGTCGTCTTCCAGGACCCGTCGACCGCCCTGAACCCCCGGCTGCCGGTGGGCCGGATCCTGCGCGACCCGCTGGACGTGCACCGGCGGGGCGACGACAAGGCACGCGACGCACGGGTCGAGGAGCTGCTGGACCTGGTCGGCCTGCCCGCGCACACCCTGCGGGCCCTGCCGGGACAGCTCTCGGGCGGGCAGCGCCAGCGCGTCGCCATCGCCCGCGCGCTCGCCCTGGAACCGGAGTTGATCGTCGCCGACGAGCCGACCAGCGCACTCGACGTGTCGGTACGCGCGCAGGTCCTGAACCTGCTGGTGGACCTGCGGGACCGGCTGAACCTCGGCATGGTGTTCATCTCGCACGACATCCAGACCGTGCGGCACCTCGCCGACCGGCTCGCCGTGCTCTACCTCGGCCGGATCGTGGAGGAGGGTCCGGCGGGGCGCGTCGCCGCCTCCCCCGCGCACCCGTACACCCAGGCCCTGCTGTCGGCCACCCCGAGCCTGATGGAGCGCAGCGAACGCATCGTGCTGCACGGCCCGGTGCCGTCGGCGGTCAACCCGCCGCCCGGCTGCCCCTTCAGCACCCGCTGCTGGAAGGCCGACGACGCCTGCGCGACCGCCTTCCCCGCGGCCGGGTCCGACCCCGGCGAGTCCCACCGGTGGCACTGCGTCCATCCGCAGACCGAGGACGACCGGTCGTAG
- a CDS encoding dipeptide/oligopeptide/nickel ABC transporter permease/ATP-binding protein: MFPRSGLVTRLSRPGIRFRALPLSSRLALGVLGIVVLAAVFAPLIAADPLATGIPVQAPGGAHWFGTDRVGRDVFARVVYGARYSLVIGLGSTAAALVLGAVLGSLAATSRKLGDESVMRTLDIVMAFPPIALAAVLVTVFGTSLPVLILCIAFVYMPSLARVVRANVMAQYGEDYVAAEKVIGARRAYIVVRHVAVNCAAPVMVFATVLVADAIIFEASLSFIGAGVQDPDPSWGNVLSYGRQILLSGGWWATLLPGLVLLATVLALNILSEGLTDAAAAPSDARADDGDPRSGASSATGSATSSVNGSATSANGGSGESAGAAGAVDPAGSAQSDGGARPGVTPVDPVAAADVDAALARLSARVLSGPPAVTPVAGDAAELLAVKDLTIRFPDRYGDTRVVDGISFSVREGETLGLVGESGCGKSITSLAVMGLLARNAEVGGRVEYRGRNLLELGPRQRRALNGPEIAMVYQDALSSLNPSVLVGRQLKQLTSRGGTQTPAGLLELVGLDPRRTLRSYPHELSGGQRQRVLIAMALSRSPRLLIADEPTTALDVTVQAQVVELLERLRDELGFAMILVSHDLALVGDLSHRIAVMYAGQVAEVAETRSLLSAPAHPYTRGLLGSVVSLEAGAERLHQIPGIVPAPRRFGDGCRFASRCAAATDLCRTTPPLPGGGPDHSTACHHPVPAALLQESTR; encoded by the coding sequence ACCGGCATCCCCGTGCAGGCACCCGGCGGCGCCCACTGGTTCGGCACCGACCGGGTCGGCCGGGACGTCTTCGCCCGTGTGGTCTACGGCGCCCGGTACTCCCTGGTCATCGGCCTGGGCTCGACCGCCGCCGCACTCGTGCTGGGCGCGGTCCTCGGCTCGCTCGCCGCCACCTCGCGCAAACTGGGCGACGAGTCGGTGATGCGCACGCTCGACATCGTCATGGCCTTCCCGCCGATCGCGCTGGCGGCCGTGCTGGTCACCGTCTTCGGCACCAGCCTGCCGGTGCTCATCCTGTGCATCGCCTTCGTCTACATGCCCTCGCTCGCCCGCGTGGTGCGCGCCAACGTCATGGCGCAGTACGGCGAGGACTACGTGGCCGCCGAGAAGGTGATCGGCGCCCGCCGCGCGTACATCGTCGTCCGCCACGTGGCCGTCAACTGCGCCGCGCCCGTCATGGTGTTCGCCACGGTGCTGGTCGCCGACGCCATCATCTTCGAGGCCAGCCTGTCCTTCATCGGCGCCGGTGTGCAGGACCCCGACCCCAGCTGGGGCAACGTCCTGTCCTACGGCCGGCAGATCCTGCTGTCGGGCGGCTGGTGGGCCACCCTGCTGCCCGGACTGGTGCTGCTGGCGACCGTGCTCGCCCTGAACATCCTGTCCGAGGGCCTCACCGACGCGGCGGCGGCACCGTCCGACGCGCGCGCCGACGACGGGGATCCGCGGTCCGGGGCGTCTTCCGCGACGGGGTCCGCGACGTCCTCCGTGAATGGGTCCGCCACGTCCGCCAATGGCGGTTCCGGCGAGTCCGCCGGTGCCGCCGGTGCCGTTGATCCTGCCGGTTCCGCCCAGTCCGACGGCGGTGCTCGGCCGGGCGTCACCCCGGTCGATCCGGTCGCCGCGGCGGACGTCGACGCCGCGCTCGCCCGGCTGTCGGCGCGTGTGCTGAGCGGTCCGCCCGCGGTCACGCCGGTCGCCGGCGACGCGGCCGAACTCCTGGCCGTGAAGGACCTGACCATCCGTTTCCCCGACCGCTACGGCGACACCCGGGTCGTGGACGGCATCTCCTTCTCGGTCCGCGAGGGCGAGACCCTCGGCCTGGTCGGCGAGTCGGGCTGCGGCAAGAGCATCACCAGCCTGGCCGTCATGGGGCTGCTGGCCCGCAACGCCGAGGTCGGCGGGCGCGTCGAGTACCGCGGCCGGAACCTCCTGGAGCTCGGCCCCCGGCAGCGCCGGGCCCTCAACGGCCCGGAGATCGCCATGGTCTACCAGGACGCGCTCTCCTCGCTGAACCCCTCGGTGCTCGTCGGCCGGCAGCTGAAGCAGCTCACCAGCCGCGGCGGTACGCAGACCCCGGCCGGACTCCTCGAACTGGTCGGCCTCGATCCGCGGCGGACCCTGCGCAGCTACCCGCACGAACTCTCCGGCGGCCAGCGTCAGCGCGTACTGATCGCCATGGCGCTCTCGCGCAGCCCCCGCCTCCTGATCGCGGACGAACCGACCACCGCGCTCGACGTCACGGTCCAGGCCCAGGTGGTGGAGCTGCTCGAACGGCTCCGCGACGAGCTCGGCTTCGCGATGATCCTCGTCTCCCACGACCTGGCGCTCGTCGGCGATCTGTCACACCGGATCGCGGTGATGTACGCCGGCCAGGTCGCGGAGGTCGCCGAGACCCGGTCGCTGCTTTCCGCGCCCGCCCACCCCTACACCCGCGGGCTGCTCGGCTCGGTGGTGTCGCTGGAGGCGGGCGCCGAGCGGCTGCACCAGATCCCCGGCATCGTCCCGGCCCCCCGACGCTTCGGGGACGGCTGCCGGTTCGCCTCGCGCTGCGCCGCGGCGACCGATCTGTGCCGCACCACCCCGCCCCTGCCCGGCGGCGGGCCCGACCACAGCACCGCGTGCCACCACCCCGTGCCGGCCGCCCTGCTTCAGGAGAGCACCCGATGA
- a CDS encoding DUF4440 domain-containing protein produces the protein MTDESEGAVRAAIDGEMRLLDPEVRASPSRVLELLDPEFTEIGASGRRWDVESILTVTSGGSVPPESPVKVSEMSGVVLAPGVVHLTYFAEDQGRRAWRSSVWRLTGTGWRMYFHQGTLTA, from the coding sequence ATGACGGATGAGAGCGAGGGGGCCGTGCGAGCGGCCATCGATGGGGAGATGCGGCTTCTCGATCCCGAGGTGCGTGCTTCGCCGTCCCGTGTCCTGGAGCTTCTGGATCCGGAGTTCACCGAGATCGGGGCTTCCGGACGCCGGTGGGATGTCGAGTCGATCCTCACGGTGACGAGTGGCGGCTCGGTGCCCCCGGAGTCTCCGGTCAAGGTCAGCGAAATGTCTGGAGTCGTTCTTGCTCCGGGTGTCGTTCATCTGACGTACTTCGCCGAAGACCAGGGCCGTCGGGCATGGCGGAGCTCTGTGTGGCGTCTGACGGGGACGGGCTGGCGGATGTATTTCCACCAGGGCACTTTGACCGCTTGA